In Patescibacteria group bacterium, the following proteins share a genomic window:
- a CDS encoding epoxyqueuosine reductase QueH, translated as MIINKLTKSLIALAWFLLVFQLVTLPMPHYPEAVEKITYGDKVVHFLLFGLLFYFIANAFIKKDFSKAPERQINPPLRQTSRQASPPLRRAGWRWAVYPAFFFSVFFSFFTEYLQIYIPGRTSSLLDTAAGVIGIVFFVWLFWKINAPKKPKLLLHICCVGCGAFTSRELGKEFQVVLYFSNSNISPKEEHDKRLEEAKKIAKKLKLKLITSPYRHKAWLKKVRGLEKEKERGKRCLVCYKARLKETARAAKKLGFEYFTSTLTISPHKDAKAIMSIGAELEKKHKVKFLARDFKENDGFRKSCVLSKELKLYRQNYCGCEFSIRPGKKG; from the coding sequence ATGATAATTAATAAATTAACAAAATCTTTAATTGCGCTCGCTTGGTTTTTATTGGTGTTCCAGTTGGTTACGCTTCCGATGCCGCATTACCCGGAAGCGGTGGAAAAAATCACCTACGGCGATAAGGTGGTGCATTTTTTGCTGTTTGGACTGCTTTTTTATTTTATTGCTAATGCTTTTATAAAAAAAGATTTTTCCAAGGCGCCCGAGCGGCAAATAAACCCGCCTCTTCGGCAGACAAGTCGGCAGGCAAGCCCGCCTCTTCGGCGGGCAGGCTGGCGGTGGGCGGTTTATCCGGCGTTTTTTTTCAGTGTTTTCTTTTCATTTTTTACCGAATACCTGCAAATCTATATCCCGGGCCGGACTTCATCTTTACTCGATACGGCCGCGGGCGTAATCGGAATTGTCTTTTTCGTCTGGCTGTTTTGGAAAATAAACGCGCCGAAAAAGCCTAAACTGCTTTTGCATATCTGCTGTGTCGGCTGCGGCGCTTTTACGAGCCGGGAGCTGGGAAAAGAATTTCAGGTTGTCCTGTATTTTTCCAATTCCAATATTTCACCCAAAGAAGAACATGATAAAAGGCTGGAAGAAGCGAAAAAAATCGCCAAAAAATTGAAATTAAAATTAATCACGAGTCCCTATAGGCATAAAGCCTGGCTGAAAAAAGTTCGCGGTTTGGAAAAAGAAAAAGAACGCGGAAAAAGGTGCCTGGTCTGCTATAAGGCCCGCCTGAAAGAAACCGCCCGAGCGGCGAAAAAACTAGGCTTTGAATATTTTACTTCCACGCTGACAATAAGTCCTCATAAAGACGCGAAAGCCATCATGTCCATCGGCGCCGAACTGGAGAAAAAGCATAAAGTAAAGTTTCTCGCCCGGGATTTTAAAGAGAATGACGGCTTTAGGAAATCGTGCGTTTTATCAAAAGAATTAAAACTTTACCGCCAGAATTATTGCGGCTGTGAGTTTTCGATAAGGCCCGGTAAAAAGGGTTAG
- a CDS encoding PHP domain-containing protein gives MQLKSSLHIHTKEDFSDGHAISYDIFELIDRASELGFEVLALTGHRKFVYREEHGQYARSKGIVLIPGIELAMKFFFRQNHVLVLNCGPSVENVKSFTELARYKKENPEIFIIAPHPNFNFLASMGRKRLRKFINMFDAIEHSWFYTVGMNRNKKVEKIARDHDLPFIATADMHYLKYFDTDYLMIDAEEKNSAAVLCAIRNGNYINCTRPKRLRSLVRTFSFFYLKYLLKYPLKLYRLRQAKVAVRE, from the coding sequence ATGCAGTTAAAATCGAGCCTCCATATCCATACCAAAGAAGATTTTTCCGACGGTCACGCTATAAGCTATGATATTTTCGAGCTGATAGACCGCGCGTCAGAGCTCGGATTTGAGGTGCTGGCTTTAACCGGCCACCGCAAGTTCGTTTACCGGGAAGAACACGGCCAGTATGCCCGGTCAAAAGGGATAGTTTTAATTCCGGGGATTGAGCTGGCGATGAAATTTTTTTTCCGCCAAAACCACGTCTTAGTTTTAAACTGCGGCCCGTCAGTCGAGAACGTAAAAAGCTTTACCGAACTGGCCCGGTATAAAAAAGAGAACCCGGAAATTTTTATTATCGCGCCCCACCCAAACTTTAACTTTCTTGCCTCAATGGGCCGGAAGCGGCTTAGGAAATTCATTAATATGTTTGATGCCATTGAGCACAGCTGGTTTTATACGGTTGGAATGAACCGCAACAAGAAGGTGGAAAAAATCGCCCGCGACCACGACCTGCCCTTCATCGCGACGGCCGATATGCATTATTTAAAATATTTTGACACTGATTACTTAATGATCGACGCCGAAGAAAAAAATTCGGCCGCGGTCCTTTGCGCCATCCGGAATGGAAATTATATTAATTGCACCCGGCCTAAGCGTTTACGGAGCCTGGTCCGGACTTTCAGTTTTTTTTATTTAAAATACCTCTTAAAGTATCCCTTAAAGCTTTACCGCCTGCGCCAGGCAAAAGTAGCCGTTCGTGAATAA
- a CDS encoding HTH domain-containing protein has protein sequence MDAVKIKIEDLSNLNPSEITEELLSRLKEREKDIIIRRHGLKGGEKEILEGIGKIHNLTRERVRQIESAGLRKIRESRDKVNLIALENLIKELIAAHGGMMEKDHLFEVLAYYGLKGKPAGEESAFRNFYNFIILKILDGFEEVNKSDSFSTHIKLTGEDLSHWVKLIGELKKKIGEKGSILLTKELFSLAREAAAAAGLEESLDNVKVEIDLSPYYQDKIETEPGKEKNILYSIFKAAKAIDRNVFGHWGLSHWPEIKPRNLNEKIYLVLKNETRPMHFAEIAKKIDGVGFDKKTTNIASAHNELILDDKFILVGRGMYGLAEWGLKQGTVAEIISEIIDKAGAALTREEIIDQVLKERMVKKTTIALALANKERFMRDGNSYRTKEPANITKEN, from the coding sequence ATGGACGCAGTAAAAATCAAAATTGAGGATTTATCAAACTTGAATCCTTCGGAAATTACCGAGGAGCTGCTTTCGCGTCTAAAAGAACGGGAAAAAGACATCATCATCCGGCGCCACGGCCTAAAGGGAGGGGAAAAAGAAATTTTGGAAGGCATCGGGAAAATCCACAACCTTACCCGCGAAAGAGTAAGGCAAATCGAATCAGCCGGACTGCGGAAGATCCGGGAATCAAGGGACAAAGTTAATCTGATCGCCCTGGAAAATTTAATTAAAGAATTGATTGCCGCCCACGGCGGGATGATGGAAAAAGACCATTTGTTTGAAGTCCTGGCCTATTACGGATTAAAAGGAAAGCCGGCCGGCGAGGAAAGCGCTTTCAGAAATTTTTATAATTTTATTATTTTAAAAATCCTTGACGGTTTTGAAGAGGTCAATAAATCAGACTCATTTTCAACCCACATCAAGCTTACCGGAGAGGATTTAAGCCACTGGGTAAAGCTAATCGGCGAATTGAAAAAAAAGATCGGGGAAAAGGGAAGCATCCTTTTGACTAAAGAACTTTTCTCCTTGGCCCGCGAAGCCGCCGCCGCGGCCGGACTGGAAGAAAGCCTTGATAATGTTAAAGTTGAAATCGACCTCTCGCCTTACTACCAGGATAAAATTGAAACCGAACCAGGCAAAGAGAAAAATATTTTATACTCGATATTCAAAGCGGCCAAAGCGATTGACCGCAATGTTTTCGGGCATTGGGGGCTTTCCCATTGGCCGGAAATCAAGCCGAGGAATTTAAACGAAAAAATTTATCTGGTGTTAAAAAACGAAACCCGGCCGATGCATTTTGCCGAAATCGCTAAAAAAATAGACGGGGTTGGTTTTGACAAAAAAACTACCAATATCGCTTCGGCCCACAACGAGCTGATTTTAGACGACAAATTTATTTTAGTCGGCCGGGGGATGTATGGCTTAGCCGAATGGGGGTTAAAGCAGGGGACGGTGGCTGAAATTATATCGGAAATCATCGATAAAGCCGGCGCCGCCCTTACTCGGGAAGAAATCATTGACCAGGTATTAAAAGAAAGAATGGTAAAAAAGACCACTATCGCCCTGGCTCTAGCCAACAAAGAGCGGTTTATGAGAGACGGGAACAGCTACCGGACCAAAGAACCGGCTAATATAACCAAAGAAAATTAA
- a CDS encoding ComEC/Rec2 family competence protein has translation MSSYFTKSKILLFSCLSFIAGIGLASFFPDGWLSKETWWFAGAIVWIIMLILAWNLKKRGLGLVFLFSAVLFFGIWRYSVSMPKNYIDRIWHYNGETIKFTGTVADDPDIRESNVKLKIDAASLMMDNKRLPVKGRVLTTVNIFPEYNYGDRLEIECHLKQPDMINDFSYDRYLARYDIYSVCYYPKAKLVKKAKYSMLSPRWFYNQVLEFRKGIKRTVNSSLGEPESSLAQAITFGIRQSVPAGLNLAFSQTGLTHIMAVSGMNVSILVVLIMNGLLMAGVKRKYAFYATTAWIIGFIILVAMPASAIRAGLMGFLLLWALKLGRLNKMTNSIVLAAAIMLLANPKILRDDVGFQLSFMATMSLVYFYPPLKTWYGRVKLLNFIPKIFTESILVTLAAQVLTLPILIYNFHFISLIAPVANLIALWTILPIMIFTVLGIIFGLFIPLMAKIAFFPVWLMIKYLIGATKILSLVPFSHPQIQLNYWPYFAIYYLILAFFIIKRNKAEISIDFG, from the coding sequence ATGTCTAGCTATTTTACCAAATCAAAAATTTTGTTGTTTTCCTGTTTGTCGTTTATCGCCGGCATTGGGCTGGCGTCATTTTTTCCGGATGGGTGGCTTTCTAAAGAGACCTGGTGGTTTGCCGGGGCGATAGTTTGGATTATAATGCTCATATTGGCGTGGAATTTAAAGAAACGGGGCCTTGGCCTTGTTTTTTTGTTTTCCGCGGTTCTGTTTTTTGGAATCTGGCGCTACTCTGTCTCCATGCCGAAAAATTACATTGACCGGATTTGGCATTATAACGGCGAAACAATTAAATTTACCGGAACCGTGGCGGATGATCCGGATATTCGCGAGAGCAATGTGAAATTAAAAATTGACGCAGCCAGTCTCATGATGGATAACAAGAGACTGCCGGTCAAAGGGAGAGTCCTCACAACCGTAAATATTTTTCCCGAATATAACTACGGCGACCGGCTGGAAATAGAATGCCATTTAAAACAGCCGGACATGATAAACGATTTTTCATACGACCGGTATCTGGCGCGCTATGACATCTATTCGGTTTGCTATTATCCCAAAGCGAAATTGGTGAAGAAAGCAAAATATTCCATGCTGTCGCCCCGTTGGTTTTATAATCAGGTGCTGGAATTCAGAAAAGGAATTAAAAGAACAGTAAATTCCAGCCTGGGGGAACCCGAGAGCTCGCTCGCCCAAGCTATAACCTTCGGCATCCGCCAAAGCGTGCCGGCCGGCTTGAACCTGGCTTTTTCCCAAACCGGACTGACGCACATCATGGCCGTCTCCGGAATGAACGTAAGCATCCTGGTTGTCCTGATCATGAACGGACTTTTGATGGCAGGCGTAAAAAGAAAGTATGCTTTTTACGCGACTACGGCCTGGATAATCGGCTTCATTATCCTCGTTGCCATGCCGGCATCGGCCATCCGCGCCGGGCTGATGGGCTTTCTTCTTTTATGGGCCTTGAAGCTTGGGCGGCTAAATAAAATGACTAATTCGATAGTGCTCGCCGCCGCTATAATGCTCCTTGCCAATCCTAAAATTTTAAGGGATGACGTCGGCTTTCAGCTGTCGTTTATGGCAACCATGAGCCTGGTCTACTTCTATCCCCCTTTAAAAACGTGGTACGGGCGAGTCAAGCTTCTAAATTTTATCCCAAAGATTTTTACCGAATCAATTCTTGTAACTTTGGCCGCCCAAGTCCTTACTCTGCCGATTTTGATTTATAATTTCCATTTTATATCTTTAATCGCTCCGGTTGCGAACTTAATCGCCTTGTGGACGATTTTGCCGATAATGATTTTTACCGTCCTCGGCATAATATTCGGCTTATTTATTCCTTTAATGGCAAAGATTGCCTTTTTCCCGGTTTGGCTCATGATAAAATATTTAATTGGAGCAACAAAAATTCTTTCTCTTGTTCCGTTTTCCCATCCGCAAATACAACTCAATTATTGGCCTTATTTTGCAATATATTATTTAATATTAGCTTTTTTTATAATAAAGAGGAATAAAGCCGAAATTTCTATTGACTTTGGATGA
- a CDS encoding Fic family protein gives MFNPKYKLTNRILSDLTAIAEAKGIIDRAKILPQQELRLRRQAIIRMTYHSTEIEGNRLNMGQVEALYAKKKIDAPDRDVYEVKNYLNALKYIEKVVALKKPINEKVILKIHKLVTDKTLDSEFSGRYRPGPIYVVRRRFGVPLETLYTGPEAGQVPKLMADFAVWLKDSEEKEINPVVVAAIAHLEIAAIHPFNDGNGRTARALATLILYERGYDFRRLFALEDYYNTDRKAYYKAINVGKTYDERRTDITSWLEYFVKGFKKEIYEVRDKILALSTRKAEGKVNGQIYLTPEQLKIIDFLDQVGRITVKDIEDIFSCPRRTAQLHLQKLKKIKMIKAVGKGKATSYIANS, from the coding sequence ATGTTTAATCCTAAATATAAGCTAACTAACAGGATTTTGTCCGACCTTACGGCTATCGCCGAAGCCAAGGGCATAATTGATCGCGCGAAAATACTCCCCCAACAAGAACTACGTTTGCGTCGCCAGGCCATAATCCGTATGACCTACCATTCTACGGAAATAGAAGGCAACCGCCTGAACATGGGCCAGGTTGAAGCTTTATACGCCAAGAAAAAAATAGACGCGCCTGATCGGGATGTTTATGAAGTAAAAAATTATTTGAACGCCTTAAAATATATTGAAAAAGTCGTGGCCTTAAAAAAGCCGATTAACGAAAAAGTAATTTTAAAAATCCATAAATTAGTAACGGATAAAACCCTGGATTCTGAATTTTCCGGCCGCTATCGGCCCGGTCCGATTTATGTAGTGCGCCGGCGGTTCGGCGTGCCGCTGGAAACTCTTTATACCGGCCCGGAAGCCGGGCAAGTGCCAAAACTTATGGCTGATTTCGCCGTTTGGTTAAAAGACAGCGAAGAGAAAGAAATAAATCCGGTGGTCGTTGCCGCGATCGCCCATCTGGAAATCGCGGCTATCCACCCGTTTAACGACGGCAACGGCCGGACGGCCCGCGCTTTGGCCACCTTAATACTTTACGAACGGGGATATGATTTTCGGCGCTTGTTCGCTTTAGAAGATTATTACAATACTGATAGGAAGGCGTATTACAAGGCCATCAATGTAGGAAAAACTTATGACGAGCGGCGCACGGATATTACTTCTTGGCTGGAGTACTTCGTCAAAGGGTTTAAAAAAGAAATTTATGAGGTAAGGGATAAAATATTGGCGTTATCCACCCGTAAGGCCGAGGGAAAAGTTAATGGGCAAATATATCTTACGCCCGAACAGCTAAAAATCATAGATTTTTTGGATCAAGTCGGACGAATCACCGTAAAAGACATAGAAGATATTTTTTCCTGCCCGCGGCGGACGGCCCAGTTGCATCTGCAAAAATTGAAAAAAATAAAAATGATTAAGGCGGTTGGGAAAGGCAAAGCCACTTCCTATATCGCTAACTCCTAG
- a CDS encoding CxxC-x17-CxxC domain-containing protein — translation MDMDKFNNEKSAKDSDITLFGITTFRNKNQTFGIKLDDRRRHMYVIGKTGMGKSTLLENMIIGDILAGRGVAVVDPHGDLAEKVIDFVPAERINDVIYFNPADMEFPIAFNVLERVEPHLRHLVASGLIGVFQKLWADSWGPRLEYILRNTILAVLDYPGSTLLAVTRMLSDKDFRKKVIDKIQDPVVKTFWVKEFAGYADKFASEAVSPIQNKVGQFLSSSLIRNIIGQVKSSIDVRKVMDEGKILILNLSKGRIGEDNSALLGSMMITKIQLAAMSRVDVPEADRKDFYLYVDEFQNFATDSFANILSEARKYHLNLIMGHQYIEQLGDMVKAAVFGNVGTLAVFRVGATDAEELVKEFTPTFTEEDLVNLPKYEMYLKLMIDGVSSDPFSARGLPPLKEILRTQSTGKVIKVSRERYSKKKNEVEEKIFRWHAFDEKKEEGPAPRSSSKPKGFSSARGQKNSAGSNSPRNGRDEKKAKTPIREARESNGIRAKEIALLPKKDEQNSRQESSAGFREDNKEIYKYNAACSRCGKDTKISFPPDGIRPVFCKECLTVIKKEKNEEVEERRKKKLLELARLEEVSGTEAPAPKEKPPVSGLRFAGTEGESWKEITLSDLKNIAPIKFGHLKKAEPEAAASSKPREGNNPKEEKKIKAGETIKFD, via the coding sequence ATGGACATGGATAAATTTAACAATGAAAAATCCGCCAAGGATAGCGATATCACTCTTTTTGGCATTACCACTTTCCGGAACAAAAACCAGACTTTTGGGATTAAGCTGGACGACCGGCGGCGGCACATGTACGTCATCGGAAAAACCGGCATGGGAAAATCGACGCTTTTGGAAAATATGATTATCGGCGACATCCTGGCCGGGCGGGGAGTGGCGGTTGTTGATCCGCACGGCGATTTGGCGGAAAAGGTTATTGACTTTGTGCCGGCTGAACGGATTAATGACGTCATTTATTTTAATCCGGCGGACATGGAATTCCCGATCGCGTTTAACGTTTTGGAGCGGGTAGAGCCGCACCTTCGGCACTTGGTCGCCTCGGGGTTGATCGGCGTTTTTCAAAAACTTTGGGCCGATTCCTGGGGGCCGAGATTGGAATACATTTTAAGGAATACCATACTCGCGGTTTTGGATTATCCCGGGTCGACGCTACTCGCCGTAACCCGGATGCTTTCGGATAAAGATTTTAGGAAAAAAGTCATCGACAAAATCCAGGATCCGGTGGTAAAAACTTTTTGGGTCAAGGAATTTGCCGGTTACGCCGACAAGTTCGCTTCAGAGGCCGTATCGCCGATCCAAAACAAAGTCGGTCAATTTTTGTCGAGCTCGCTAATAAGAAATATTATCGGCCAGGTTAAGTCCTCGATTGATGTCCGCAAAGTTATGGATGAAGGAAAAATTTTAATCCTTAATTTGTCAAAAGGCAGGATTGGCGAAGATAATTCGGCGCTTTTAGGGAGCATGATGATTACCAAAATCCAGCTCGCGGCCATGAGCCGGGTTGACGTTCCCGAGGCCGATCGGAAGGATTTTTACCTTTATGTCGATGAGTTCCAAAATTTTGCCACTGACAGCTTTGCCAACATTTTGTCCGAAGCCCGGAAATATCATTTAAATCTGATCATGGGCCACCAATATATCGAACAGCTGGGAGATATGGTTAAGGCGGCGGTTTTCGGCAACGTCGGCACATTAGCCGTATTCCGGGTCGGGGCCACGGACGCTGAAGAGCTGGTTAAAGAATTTACTCCGACTTTTACTGAAGAAGATCTGGTTAATTTGCCAAAATATGAAATGTATCTTAAGTTGATGATTGACGGGGTTTCTTCAGACCCGTTTTCGGCCCGCGGACTGCCTCCCTTAAAGGAAATACTGCGCACCCAAAGCACCGGGAAGGTAATCAAGGTTTCCCGGGAGCGGTATTCCAAGAAAAAAAACGAAGTTGAAGAGAAGATTTTCCGCTGGCACGCGTTTGACGAAAAAAAAGAAGAAGGGCCGGCGCCAAGATCCTCTTCAAAGCCGAAAGGGTTTTCTTCCGCCCGGGGACAAAAAAATTCGGCCGGCTCAAATAGCCCAAGGAACGGGCGCGATGAAAAAAAGGCCAAGACCCCGATAAGAGAAGCAAGGGAATCAAACGGCATCCGGGCGAAAGAAATTGCTTTATTGCCTAAGAAGGATGAGCAAAACAGCCGCCAAGAGTCTTCGGCGGGATTTAGGGAGGATAATAAAGAGATTTACAAATACAACGCGGCTTGTTCCCGTTGCGGCAAAGATACTAAAATTTCATTTCCTCCTGACGGGATCCGGCCGGTATTTTGCAAAGAATGCCTTACAGTGATAAAGAAGGAGAAAAATGAAGAAGTCGAGGAGCGAAGGAAGAAAAAACTTCTGGAACTTGCCCGGCTGGAAGAGGTTAGCGGGACTGAAGCCCCTGCGCCAAAAGAAAAACCGCCGGTTAGCGGCTTGAGGTTTGCCGGAACCGAAGGCGAGAGTTGGAAAGAAATTACCTTAAGCGATTTAAAGAATATCGCGCCCATAAAGTTTGGTCACCTGAAAAAAGCCGAACCCGAAGCCGCCGCAAGCTCTAAACCCAGGGAAGGAAATAATCCGAAAGAAGAAAAGAAAATAAAAGCCGGTGAAACGATTAAATTCGACTAA
- the prfB gene encoding peptide chain release factor 2 gives MENLLKQLEELREKIAQTTGILDIEKKRVEVKELKMEMGKAGFWNDREHAVEAGRRMESLESEAAEWDELEKEVRELEEFVALAEKEAEESREKEKKDRNEKSAGKKKKAGEGDLDGNGIDVGLHDEMREKFNELKKKFEKLEFKVLFSGKYDSENAILSIHAGTGGTDAQDWAQILERMFLRFAEKKKWKAEILDKSYGNEAGIKSATIRVKGDWAYGYLRSENGVHRLVRISPFDAEDMRHTSFALVEVIPELADAPDLEIKDEDVRIDVFRSSGPGGQSVNTTDSAVRLVHKPTGIVVSCQSERSQHQNKENAFKILKSKLIKMREDERRAEELKLRGEAQKAEWGKQIRSYVMQPYKMVKDHRTQHETQDIDGVLNGDLDGFMESYLRKNV, from the coding sequence ATGGAAAACCTCTTAAAACAACTGGAAGAGCTAAGGGAAAAAATCGCCCAAACGACGGGGATTTTGGATATTGAAAAAAAGAGGGTTGAGGTGAAAGAATTAAAAATGGAAATGGGAAAAGCCGGATTTTGGAATGACCGCGAGCATGCTGTTGAAGCCGGGCGGCGCATGGAAAGCCTGGAATCTGAAGCCGCCGAATGGGATGAGCTGGAAAAAGAAGTAAGGGAGCTTGAAGAGTTTGTCGCTTTGGCGGAAAAAGAAGCCGAAGAAAGTCGTGAAAAAGAAAAAAAAGACCGCAACGAAAAAAGCGCAGGCAAAAAGAAAAAAGCCGGCGAGGGGGATTTGGATGGCAATGGAATAGATGTTGGCCTGCATGATGAGATGCGGGAAAAATTCAATGAGCTAAAAAAGAAATTTGAAAAATTGGAATTCAAGGTTTTATTTTCCGGAAAGTATGACTCCGAAAACGCAATCCTTTCGATCCACGCCGGAACCGGCGGAACTGACGCCCAGGACTGGGCGCAAATCCTGGAGCGCATGTTTTTAAGGTTTGCCGAAAAGAAAAAATGGAAAGCGGAAATTTTAGACAAAAGCTACGGCAACGAAGCCGGAATAAAAAGCGCGACAATACGCGTTAAGGGCGATTGGGCATACGGTTATCTCCGCTCGGAAAACGGCGTCCATCGGTTAGTCCGGATATCGCCTTTTGACGCCGAGGACATGCGCCATACATCTTTCGCTTTGGTTGAAGTAATTCCCGAACTGGCGGACGCGCCCGACTTGGAAATAAAAGACGAAGATGTCCGGATTGACGTTTTTCGCTCTTCGGGGCCGGGCGGCCAAAGCGTCAATACGACCGACTCGGCCGTCAGGCTGGTGCACAAGCCGACCGGCATTGTTGTAAGCTGCCAGTCCGAGCGCTCCCAGCATCAAAATAAGGAAAACGCCTTTAAAATATTAAAATCAAAATTAATCAAAATGCGCGAAGACGAAAGGCGGGCTGAAGAATTAAAGCTCCGCGGCGAAGCCCAAAAAGCCGAGTGGGGAAAGCAAATCCGGTCATACGTCATGCAGCCGTACAAAATGGTAAAAGACCACCGCACCCAGCATGAAACCCAGGATATCGACGGCGTATTAAACGGAGATTTGGACGGGTTTATGGAAAGTTATTTGCGGAAGAATGTCTAG
- a CDS encoding glycosyltransferase family 2 protein has product MPVKKIDYLKVGKATDLSGSDKKLYRALEMVPGIFSWGTLVILVVFSFIKPIWVAYFIIAFDVYWLLLVVYLGIHLFASYKKMKANLKVDWKEACRKLPGWEEIYHLVILPTYMESAEVIRPTIQAIKDEGYPAEKMIVVLAVEEREGEAGVLKAGIIQEEFSKYFGDFLITYHPDTPGELKGKGANQAFAAKKVKEAIIDPKKINYDKILVSVFDVDTIIHPGYFYCLAKTFLTVPDPYRASYQPIPLYHNNVWRAPFFARVAASSNTFWQMMQQVRQEKLATYSSHSMTWRALVEMGFWSTTMVSEDSRIFWHGFCYYNGDYRVEPLYFPLSMDVTMDITPWQTMKSLYRQQRRWGWGVENVPYLFFNFIKNYKKAPKGKYLSRIFVQLYGFHSWATNALIIGVIGWLPVFFGGKSFNAMVISSNLPFVTRSLMTVAMIGLVFSAVVSTMLLPSRPKNYGIGKSLTMFLQWIILPVSIIVFGSIPGLEAQTRLALGKYMGFFVTPKER; this is encoded by the coding sequence ATGCCAGTGAAAAAAATTGATTATCTAAAAGTGGGCAAGGCAACGGACTTGTCCGGATCTGACAAAAAGTTATACCGGGCGCTTGAAATGGTGCCGGGGATTTTTTCTTGGGGAACTTTGGTGATTCTAGTGGTTTTTTCGTTCATAAAGCCGATTTGGGTCGCCTATTTCATTATCGCTTTTGACGTCTATTGGTTATTGCTCGTTGTTTATCTCGGCATTCATCTTTTTGCCTCTTATAAAAAAATGAAAGCCAATCTAAAAGTAGACTGGAAAGAAGCCTGCCGAAAACTTCCGGGCTGGGAAGAGATTTACCATCTGGTAATTTTGCCGACTTATATGGAGTCGGCGGAAGTTATCCGGCCAACTATACAAGCGATAAAGGACGAAGGCTATCCGGCCGAGAAGATGATAGTAGTTTTGGCGGTTGAAGAAAGGGAGGGAGAAGCCGGAGTTTTAAAAGCCGGCATCATCCAAGAGGAATTTTCAAAATATTTCGGCGATTTTTTAATTACTTATCATCCGGACACTCCGGGCGAATTAAAAGGCAAAGGCGCCAATCAGGCTTTCGCGGCGAAAAAAGTTAAGGAAGCAATAATTGACCCGAAGAAAATTAATTACGATAAAATATTAGTGAGTGTTTTTGACGTTGATACAATAATCCATCCGGGTTATTTTTATTGTTTGGCCAAGACTTTTCTAACCGTCCCGGATCCTTACCGGGCTTCTTATCAGCCGATTCCCTTATACCATAATAATGTCTGGCGGGCGCCTTTTTTTGCCCGCGTCGCCGCCTCTTCTAATACTTTTTGGCAGATGATGCAACAGGTGCGGCAGGAAAAATTAGCCACCTATTCTTCTCATTCGATGACCTGGCGGGCTTTGGTAGAAATGGGCTTTTGGTCAACGACCATGGTTTCGGAAGACTCGCGGATTTTTTGGCACGGGTTTTGCTACTACAACGGCGATTACCGCGTTGAACCGCTTTACTTTCCGCTTTCGATGGATGTAACCATGGACATAACTCCCTGGCAAACCATGAAATCGCTTTACCGCCAGCAAAGGCGCTGGGGCTGGGGCGTAGAGAATGTCCCTTATCTTTTTTTCAATTTCATCAAAAATTATAAAAAGGCGCCCAAAGGCAAATATTTAAGCCGCATTTTTGTCCAGCTTTACGGCTTCCATTCCTGGGCGACTAACGCCCTAATCATCGGCGTCATCGGCTGGCTGCCGGTATTCTTCGGCGGCAAGAGTTTTAACGCTATGGTGATTTCGTCCAATTTGCCGTTTGTTACCAGAAGCTTGATGACTGTCGCTATGATAGGATTGGTTTTTTCAGCCGTGGTTTCCACCATGCTTTTGCCGAGCCGGCCGAAAAATTACGGCATCGGAAAAAGCTTAACTATGTTCCTTCAATGGATAATCTTGCCGGTAAGCATTATTGTTTTTGGCTCAATTCCGGGCCTGGAAGCTCAAACGCGTTTGGCGCTCGGGAAATACATGGGGTTTTTTGTTACGCCGAAGGAGAGGTAG